Proteins found in one Synechococcales cyanobacterium T60_A2020_003 genomic segment:
- a CDS encoding serine hydrolase codes for MLAVLLSCLCFLNPGVNPLLAIAPPASIAQSSMISPQQALERLFTESYVEQSWFAESFLNQVPLEQIRPTLDELTRSLGAFQSVEPSGTEFMVQFEQGRVPVRIALDAEGRIAGLVFKAPILALSLDDTIAQFQALPGDVSVLVLNDGEELTSLNPDQRLAVGSAFKLVVLDALRDQIETGDRQWDDVVTLQPHWRSLPSGIMQDWPVGTSLTLETLATLMVSLSDNTATDALIDLVGREDLEARSPQNTPFLTTRSLFALKNPDNASLLDQYRSGNEAERRAVLEQTTTAPLPPVDLFSGDPIALDVEWFFSARELCQHMDHVADLPLMGINPGVATPADWADVAFKGGAEPGVLNLTTHLKAYDGSTYCVVATWNNPKAAVNEAQLLGLYSSLIDAIQLGIE; via the coding sequence ATGCTTGCTGTTCTTTTATCCTGTTTGTGTTTTTTGAATCCTGGAGTTAATCCGCTGCTGGCGATCGCTCCCCCGGCGTCCATTGCCCAATCATCCATGATTTCCCCCCAACAAGCCCTCGAACGTCTGTTCACCGAATCTTACGTAGAACAAAGCTGGTTTGCCGAGTCGTTTTTGAACCAGGTTCCCCTAGAGCAGATTCGCCCCACCCTTGACGAACTGACGCGATCCCTCGGTGCCTTTCAGTCCGTGGAACCATCGGGAACAGAATTTATGGTGCAGTTTGAGCAGGGTCGGGTTCCGGTACGCATTGCCCTGGATGCCGAGGGACGCATTGCCGGACTGGTGTTCAAAGCCCCGATTCTGGCCTTGTCGCTGGATGACACGATCGCCCAGTTTCAAGCCTTACCCGGTGATGTGAGTGTGCTGGTGCTGAATGATGGCGAGGAACTCACGTCGCTCAATCCGGATCAGCGTCTTGCCGTCGGGTCAGCGTTTAAGCTCGTGGTCTTAGACGCGTTGAGAGATCAGATTGAAACGGGCGATCGCCAGTGGGATGATGTGGTCACGCTTCAACCCCACTGGCGCAGTCTGCCCAGCGGCATCATGCAGGACTGGCCTGTGGGCACCTCCCTCACCTTGGAAACCTTGGCCACGTTGATGGTTTCCCTCAGCGATAATACAGCGACGGATGCGCTGATTGATCTCGTAGGTCGTGAGGACTTAGAGGCGCGATCGCCCCAAAATACGCCCTTCTTGACCACCCGCTCTTTATTTGCCCTCAAAAATCCAGACAATGCGAGTCTTCTAGACCAGTATCGATCGGGTAATGAGGCTGAACGACGAGCCGTACTGGAACAAACCACAACGGCTCCCCTGCCTCCCGTAGATCTATTTTCCGGCGATCCGATCGCGCTAGATGTGGAATGGTTCTTTTCTGCACGGGAACTATGTCAGCACATGGATCACGTCGCGGATCTGCCGTTGATGGGGATCAATCCCGGTGTGGCGACTCCTGCGGACTGGGCGGATGTCGCGTTTAAGGGGGGGGCGGAACCGGGCGTGCTGAATCTGACCACCCACCTCAAAGCCTACGATGGATCGACCTACTGCGTCGTCGCCACCTGGAACAATCCTAAGGCTGCCGTCAATGAAGCCCAGTTACTTGGACTGTACAGCAGTTTGATTGACGCGATTCAGCTTGGCATTGAGTAA
- a CDS encoding Na(+)/H(+) antiporter subunit B — MKWIYLVAGGLLFVKVLVMPNAAALPDLSIVEPIVQDSGVPNAVSGIIFRNRLYDTIFEVVVFTIAIMGVQFLLSNERPFCTIYQFTDQPSIVLARLGATISALVSIELALRGHLSPGGGFAAGVAGGTAIGLIAITSSSEWMESIYQRWRASTWEKVSVLVFIVLAVITLIGIELPHGELGGLVSGGMIPLLNILVAIKVALGSWAAILLFIRYRGLL, encoded by the coding sequence ATGAAGTGGATCTATTTAGTTGCAGGTGGCTTACTGTTCGTTAAGGTCTTGGTGATGCCCAATGCGGCAGCCCTCCCCGATCTTTCGATCGTAGAGCCGATTGTCCAAGATAGCGGTGTACCCAATGCGGTATCGGGAATTATTTTCAGAAATCGCCTCTACGACACGATTTTTGAAGTAGTGGTCTTTACAATCGCCATTATGGGGGTTCAGTTTCTGTTGTCCAACGAACGTCCCTTCTGCACCATCTATCAATTTACCGATCAGCCGTCGATTGTGCTGGCGCGGCTGGGCGCAACCATCTCCGCATTGGTCAGTATTGAACTGGCGCTGCGTGGTCATCTCAGTCCAGGGGGAGGTTTTGCGGCAGGCGTGGCCGGGGGAACGGCGATCGGTTTGATTGCGATTACATCGTCTTCCGAATGGATGGAGTCTATCTATCAACGATGGCGCGCATCGACCTGGGAAAAGGTGTCGGTGTTGGTGTTTATCGTCCTAGCGGTGATCACGCTAATCGGGATCGAGCTACCGCATGGAGAGCTAGGTGGATTGGTGAGTGGTGGCATGATTCCATTGCTCAATATCCTGGTTGCGATCAAGGTAGCATTGGGGTCTTGGGCGGCGATCCTTCTCTTTATTCGCTATCGGGGATTGTTGTAA